A window of Fusarium musae strain F31 chromosome 1, whole genome shotgun sequence genomic DNA:
CACAAGAAAGGGGATTCATCATCAGACAAAGAGGTCAGAAAAAGCTGAGTAGAAATGATGAGCGggtataaaaagctaaatatgaTTGAAGGGGAGATGATGGGTGGAAGCACTGATGGCTGATACGAACTCTCTCCGTGGTCAAGTACACAACTACCTTTAAGTATTTGCAGAGCTGACCTCGAGTTACCTGGTAAACGCAATGAACCTTGACATTCTCCCGTCTTATTAGTTCGTTGTTGCTGCTCTTGGTGCACCGAAGTGTGGTGTTGAATCAAGGCTGGCAACTCTCATGGCCAATCAGAACAAGCCAGGTTGATGCTGTAGTAAATCTCCAATCACGAAGAATGAGAATCGAAGGCACAGTCACTCAATGCAGTTCAGTTCGTTCAGTGAGGGGCGAGCCAAGGTCTTAAGTCCAAGGGAGAAGTTTACCAGTCACAACACTAAGTAAGTATCGTGTCAGTGCTGATACAGTTGCAGAACAAGTTCTCCAAGCATGAGATACCCTCGCCTCCAAGGGTTCAACTGATAGATAGCGTTGGCCTGTGATTGATTCATTTCGTAAGATTTAACCAAGGCATCTATAAATCCACTCTTTTCTTCTACCGTTTCCGCACAACTTCTCTTCCGGGCTCCCTGGCAATTCCGTTACGACGCAAGGTAACTGTTGACTTTTGCCTTAGCTCTTTGCTGGGCCCCACACGCCCCCATTTTGAGATTCCTGGACTTCCATGTACCTActattcattcattctcCCGTCGTTTCTCAACCTTAACGTTAACTTATCCCTTTCCTTCCTATTCATTCCCCTTCCTCGACTATTCGTCGTCAACTCGACAATCTCTCACCCGTTGAGCTCTGATCTCAGTCTCTACACAACTCGTACAACTAACCTCTGAGTTATCCTGTACGTATCACTTCTCTTGTCCTTACTCGTCAACTTCCTATCTGCCAAGTTGATGTAACTAACTGCGCTTATTGTCTTTAGCCCTGGGCCCCCGGCTCTAAGATTCCAGAATCAGATCCTCAACCAACCAGGGTGTTGGTCTTGACTCTCCCATTCCTGCTTCCCGACGCCATCCACTTCAACTTTACCTGAGGTgaccttattttatttcatctcacctcacctcccAAGCAAGCTGTGGCAGTGGCTGTACTAGTTACTGGTAGTCTtctgccttgccttgccttaccttaccttaccttagccTCAGGTAATACCCAAGGTAATTAATTGGCAACCTGAGTTGCGACCATTGACGCGCAAGTCAACtcacttctttttcttgcaaCTACCTAAACTCGATTTTTGATAACGCGCCATCACCTAATTCTCTGTTCTCtcgtctttttttttttttttttttttttttctcaaCGCCCCCAACAGTCAACCCAATTGCGTTTTCATCGACTGAAACCAGTCAACTAACAAACAACTCTTTCGCGCCTCAGTATAACCAAGTGAGGTTATTCCTTCGAGTCGCGTCATGGAAAATACCGACAGCGACAAGCCCAGGCCGGTTGCGCCACCTGAGCCCATATCACCCGCGCTCTCTTCTGGTGTTCCCAAGCCTTCAACTTCTAGAGCTGCCTCACCAGCTCGTGTTCCGACGCCAGATTCTGCCCGCGCCATAAAGGTTAAGAGCCCTTTGGTTGAGAGCGCACCTGTCACCGTTGCAACAACTGCCATATCTGCCACCACAGCACCTCGAGCCGCATCTCCACCAGCAGACATGCCTCCATCACCATTACCGAGGGCATCAACTCCAGCTCCAGTTGCCAGGGATCGCGCTCCAACACCGGTGAACGCGCATTCACCTAGTACTGCTAATGGAAAGTCGCCAGTAGTTGCTCCGTCTGCCGCCATAAGCGCATCACCAAGGCAAGTCATATCTCTCTTGTTATGGGttgttttttctttctttctctgcCTGTCCTCAAGTCTCCCCCATACTCATCAAAACATTCACGTCGTATCCGATTGCTTCGCCATCTTGTCTTTCGCGTCCTCAGCCAGTCAAGTGATTGAGCCAGAGAGTGAGCGAGTGGCGTGGCTTCGAACAAGGGTTTACGGCCTAAGTTAGTTGGCATTGCCCGATTTGTCAACACAAGGGCAATTGTTGTTGACCGCATCTGGCCTGACTGTATCTCATGGTGATTTCTTGAGAGATACGGTGACTTGTGAGTCTAATCACAATCGACGAATCAAGCAAGTGGCAGGATTTGATCCCAAGCGGTGTCGAATGTTGCCCAACATGAACCGAACAGGCTgaatcactcactcactcactcactcactaccGCAAGTTGCATTCACTCTCTTTagttggagatggagctACAGCTAACTCAACTGCACTGCAACTTTCCTGCTTCAATGACAACTGGCAGCAGCGAACGTCTCTCTCTTGTTTCATCCTGGCTCAAACCTTCTTTCCTGCTCACGCTTTCATCTTTGTTTTTGTATTATTTCCTCTTGTTTTGCCTCAACATACAACCTCGTCTTTCAAACTTCTTGACAaaattaactatacttttgACCTTTTTACTGGAAAAGAGGAGGATTTTGGAACCAACCACACGCTCTCACATCCACCCTCAGGGTGTGGACCCAAGACTGTGGTTTCTGCCAAAGACCTTAGGTACcccagctcttcttcccatTCCCCCTTTGGTCTCACATCCTTGCCCCTGTAACATCGTCATCTTTCACCTCGTACTGTATCATACACCCCTGCAACCACACCGGGCTTCATCAACCTAACAAACCTCACCTCAACTTGACAATAGATTCGGGATCCTGTCAGCCTCAGCCCGcatattttcttttactatatacACCGATGCTCTATTAGATCGAGTGGTCGTTGGTCATCTTACTTTCTACCCGAGTTCAGCGATAGTTGACTTTATTCAATGCGTTTGTCTTATATCACACTGTGTTTCAGGATATAACGCTGGCCAATGAATCGCATCTAACTCAACCTCACAGACAGATCAACGGTCGCAAGGTTTCTATCGGCGAGGCAGATGCTGAAAGCGAGCTAAGTGAGCCGCTGAGCACTGTACATTCTCCGTCAGGAGTCGACTTCAACGAACTTGAGGACGAGATAGTAGTGGGCGCCCGCACTAACGGTATTCGCAAGTCGTCTCCTCTTCGACCAGCATCTGAAGGCGATGACGAGATTATGGGagatgctgaggatgagcCCGTGGCTTCCCACTACCCAAAGAGAAAACGCAACTCCATTTTCCAGGGCCTGAATGAGAGGAAAATGGAGCCGGTGAGGTCTCTCGCTGACGAACGACAACCAcaagcaacagcaacgaAGAGCAAGCCTCCACGTCTGAGCACCGGAAGTGTCAAAGGCGTCACCATTGGATATTGGAGAGACTCAGAGGCTCCCACTGTGGATCTTAAACATGCTGTCATTGGTTTCATCGATGTTCGCGAGCGATTACGGACCCGTATCCAGCCCACCACATTATCTGGAGAAACAATATCAGACGAATATCCTTTGCCACCGGGACCTGGCGGAAGTTGGGTAACCTTTGACAAGATTGTGTTTTTGGATCATCTTGTGGGCTTAGACCAGCTACAGGTCAAGGAGTATGTCAAGATCCGTGCCGAAGCAACTGGGACAGACGAGCTTGAGGGGGAGAGAATTGCTGCCGAGAAGGCTGCCGTTAAAGAAGCAGTTCGTCGGGCCAATCTCAACTCCACTGCTGAGCACGGCACAAATCTTCCTCAGCTCGCTTATGGTGTTGATCTTCCCGAACACTTGCAACAGAATCGCGATGCTaaaaggaggaggacgagcGGAGGATTTGCGCCAGCCAACCCTCCTCCCTCAAATGGCCCTGTCATCGAACACACTCCCATTCAGCCAGCCCCCGGTGGCCCGCAACCTTTGCGGCATACTGTTGATCCCCTGCCCGGCACCAGGCCTACTAGAATTCTTATTGGGCATTGGGCAAAGTCTAACTCGCCGGACCCCCGTGATCGCCATGCAGTGTACGGGATCTTGGGACAGAATGACATGTTCCGCGTTAAGTTGGTACGAGAGACGCGCGACGGACGTTTCGTTGAAGGAAACTTTCCCGCTGGGGCTGGTGCACTCTGGATTGCATACGAGGAAGTTGCATTTGAGCCACACTTGAAAAACCTTGCACGGAACGAGATCAAGGAATATTGCCGTGTTCGGCAGTACCAGATAGATatgggagagaaagaaggggACCGAACTTCAAACGAGACCAAGGCTGTTTATGAGGCACAGGCAAGGGCTGCGGGGACGAATTACAAGGCGCCTGCCCCATTGTCTATTGCACCCGCTCTACCCCGTCTTCCAGGCGATCATGGAGAAGAATCTGATCAGACAGGGCGAATGGGATATGGTGGCCATGAGTTGCGTCAGAGTCGCCGCGTCGAGGCCGCCAGAGCCGAAGCACGCCAGTCATACATAGATATCGACACTCCCCCTCAGCCTGCGCCAGCTCCTCGCCAAAGCACGAGTAGAACATCGTTGAACAACAATGCGATCGAAAGAACATCTGCTCTAGCGGAGCGTGAGATTGCACGCGTCGAGCTCGCTCAGGATCGCGCTCATATGCAAGCAGTGAACCGTGAACGGGCAGCAGCCGCGGCCGCTCAGGCAGCCCAAGCAGCTGCAGCAAACATCCCCGGTATAGCTGTTAATGGACGGCAACAATTACACGAGCGGGACGAAATGCAACGTCTTAATAAGGTCTGGGCACGTCAGGAAAGCCTCCGACTAAGAACGAATGCCGAAGACGCAAAGATGTATGCCGGGGTGAAATATGAACGCAAGACGCAAGGCCCATTTACCGGGAAACTCGTTTCACAAGGCACCATTATCAATATTGACGGCGAGGACTACATCGAGTACCGTGTTCTCGCTAAGCCATCATTCTTCTAGAATGATGACTGAGGCATATGAACACTAGGAAGCACCCATCATATTGGACGAAGCGCTTagaagcagaaacaaagCCCAATACATCACCAGCTCACATTACCTTTAATATTCACCTACACATCACCTGCAGCAAAACGCCTTTGTGTCAGGTTCAACTTCCGTATACGGTGGGAAAGGAGAAGACTTTTGACAAGATGTTGAATTTTGAGCAAGACAGAAGTTTGGGGGGGTCTACAAAAAAGGACTCGGCCCACTTGCACTAGaatggctgttgatgctaACATTTTATCTtgttttacttttcttttcttgttttaTACCTGATGGTTGTGTTTCGTCGTACTATAGCTCAAGGCTGGGAGGTGGGATGGATGTGTCTAGCAGATTAGACTCCGCGGAAACGGAAAGGACGGTGTTTGGGGTCGGTGTGCCGCAGAATTATACCCGGTATGGGCAGACGGTATTTCATTGCTCTTGTATGAACTAGacatacttttttattattaattgaTGCTCTGGAAGCATATACTGGACCGAACTTAACGCCGTGATCGCTATGCCCAGCCTATTTGTGTTAAACAGCCACCGAAATAGTTACAAATCAGCTTCAGAAGGCGATATCTCGTTTTGAGATGCAGCCGAGCGACTATAAGACGACGAAGTTGGTACCGCAGCACTGGAGTATATACTATTGTAACGTAACCGACTTGGGTCTTCCGGTGGATGACAGTGACATGTACTGCAACGCGGTTACATACTTGAGTTATTCATTATGGTAAGTGCTTACAGATTGGAGCCATGATACGAATTTATGTATATTCAATGAGGATGGCTTACTCAATATGTATAATCATGTTGGTGCGACGCAGTGCGTATGTGggatatatactaaaatttgTGGCCACTCTTGCATCAAATCTTCTCAAGCCGTCATCGTATAGGGGTCAGTACATCAGTTTGTGGCTCTTCGAAGCACTGAAAACGCAAGTTCGAGTCTTGCTGACGGCAAAAGAATTATCTTTTGCAATTTTTTGCAATTATGATTCATGCACTCTTTTATATGCTTGGAGTTTATTTTGCATTTTGTGGTAGGCGCTGTTATTAATCCACGATGGTTCTTGACTGCTACACAATCGTATAAACGTAAACGTCATGATATATAGGATGTATTACGGCTTGCGATTTATCCGTTGGGCTTAGTTAAAAAGCTGTTTGTCAGATCCTCAATAGAGATCAACTCTTCCTTCCTTCACCTTGCACAGTCTGATGATCGGCCTCAGGAAAGATATCGGTCCTTTGCGCGGCCTGTAACACATCACGAAGGAGATGACTCCCTTTGCGGAAATATACTCGAATGTGTAATCCGCTATCTCGGAGAATCTACAGTTGCCAAGAGTGACGGACTGGGACAGAGTCACGAGAGAAAGATGCACTCGGAGTAATCTCACTTTGTGTAATGTGATGACCAGAAGAGCAACGAGTAAGAGGCCATAGCCGGCTGGTCATCACATACACGGATGATGACTCTCCCGAAGAGCCTATATCGTCATGACGTCGACGAGTCCCGTCGGGATGGTATGGCCTACTTACTGTATGCTTGCTCTTTAGCAGG
This region includes:
- a CDS encoding hypothetical protein (EggNog:ENOG41); translation: MENTDSDKPRPVAPPEPISPALSSGVPKPSTSRAASPARVPTPDSARAIKVKSPLVESAPVTVATTAISATTAPRAASPPADMPPSPLPRASTPAPVARDRAPTPVNAHSPSTANGKSPVVAPQINGRKVSIGEADAESELSEPLSTVHSPSGVDFNELEDEIVVGARTNGIRKSSPLRPASEGDDEIMGDAEDEPVASHYPKRKRNSIFQGLNERKMEPVRSLADERQPQATATKSKPPRLSTGSVKGVTIGYWRDSEAPTVDLKHAVIGFIDVRERLRTRIQPTTLSGETISDEYPLPPGPGGSWVTFDKIVFLDHLVGLDQLQVKEYVKIRAEATGTDELEGERIAAEKAAVKEAVRRANLNSTAEHGTNLPQLAYGVDLPEHLQQNRDAKRRRTSGGFAPANPPPSNGPVIEHTPIQPAPGGPQPLRHTVDPLPGTRPTRILIGHWAKSNSPDPRDRHAVYGILGQNDMFRVKLVRETRDGRFVEGNFPAGAGALWIAYEEVAFEPHLKNLARNEIKEYCRVRQYQIDMGEKEGDRTSNETKAVYEAQARAAGTNYKAPAPLSIAPALPRLPGDHGEESDQTGRMGYGGHELRQSRRVEAARAEARQSYIDIDTPPQPAPAPRQSTSRTSLNNNAIERTSALAEREIARVELAQDRAHMQAVNRERAAAAAAQAAQAAAANIPGIAVNGRQQLHERDEMQRLNKVWARQESLRLRTNAEDAKMYAGVKYERKTQGPFTGKLVSQGTIINIDGEDYIEYRVLAKPSFF